Sequence from the Nasonia vitripennis strain AsymCx chromosome 5, Nvit_psr_1.1, whole genome shotgun sequence genome:
CTTGCACATACACGGATCATAAATTTATACGTATTATTCATGGCTGTTAAAATACTTGTATCTCCACTATGCATTGCCAAATCACTTTCTTGTATTTCTGCATTGAAAGGCAAAACGATTTTCTGATCTTGAAAAGTgactattttgatttttttgtcgAAACTTTCCAATAGCATTTTTTCCATTTCATTAGTTTTAAAAAGCTCTGCAAATAAGCttctataattaattaaaacagCGTTTGGAAATACCAATTTGCAGTAGTATCTCTTCCAGAATTTTAGATAAGAGCTTCGTTTTTTATCAACAACATTTAATTGAACCATGTCAACCAGGGAgtaagagagaaggagaccAAACTATTATGGGGTCGCGTCGCAAAAGTGGACTGCTTTTTCCGCCGAAGATCGCCAGATCCGCTTGGCGGAACGGACGAGACCTAGCGAGTAACAGTGCCACCTGTTGGTGGCTGATTGTACTATAAGCGAATTAGTGATTGTACATACCTACCGacgatatatagatatatgtttGTTTATATTACTTTTGTTAATTGTTGATATCTAAAAATAAAGTGTGTACTTCAAAATAAACCAGATTACACAAATGAtactaaaatttatatacCCTCTTACGTTCAGTCTTCATGTTACTTTCGATATTATAGTTAATTCTAGCTATTGTTgcatttttgtgataaattaatatcatttttttattattaaagctatttaagtataataatttttctatataCCACTTATGGTAAATATCTTATGAAGCAGTATATCTGTTACTCTGATTTACGAATATTTGgaataagataaaaaaaataatatcaaaacctaattatttaaaagttggtttctaataattatttaattaaattatacccATCTAGTTACGCCCACCTGAGCGATGAACATATGCTACTTCCAAGGATTACTAACTATTGTCACCGTGGCGAAGCGGTTATGATGCTAGATTCTTATCTTTTGTCCGCACCTTCAAATCCTAGtctcgtcaatttttttttctgtatttcaaaatttttcctgtatctaaacaaaatttaattctttttgCTGAAACAATTATACaatctattttaaattgtaaaatgtATGGTAagtacctatatacatatacatatacatatattaaaaatttaatctttCTTATAACGATAAGAAAGATTAAATTAAACATAATAAGTTTATTAACAACATTGAAAAAAAGGATAGATATTCCAACTTATTTTCAatcatattttaaaacaatcgtATTTTGTCTCGACTTTCTGGAAAATGTTTTTCCGTGAAATGTTGAGCAGCTCGCTCGTTCGAGAAGTCCGGGAATTTCGCGACTCCAGATCAGCGTTAGTGGAGTATATACAGCCAAACATTGCAACTCCGATCAAAAACATTAGACTGTGTTTTTTCTCACAGTAATACAGTAGGCCTGCAAGAGTGCAGTCGACTATGAGTTCAGACGTGAGTGCGTTAAAGGAAGAGTACATGGTTATATTAATGTGCAATACATGAGTGCTTAATATTTTACCTTACTAGACTCGATAATTGCATTACTATTGTTACGGAGTGGTGGTGGGTTACGTCCGTGACACTATAAAAATGTCGTGTTTTATAAGTGGAtgtaaatcaaaaataaaaaaaaggacaACGACAGTGAACTGCGTATAGCTGTGTTTAGGGCCACATCAGTAATACATTAGGATTTTGTGCAGACTTTCTACGCATCGATAAGTATCCATTTAATGACGATgtaatatatttgttttataGGATGAAATTTTTCGTTTATGGCAAAAAGCTATTCCAAACGGCAATTCGTTGCGAAAGCACCATCGCATTTGTGaacttcattttaaaaaagatgAAGTCGAGAAAGAATTCATCCACGTTCTTCCCGATGGCAGTAGATATACATTGCCAAAGGATAAATGTTCCCTAAAAAAAGGTTCGGTGCCGTCTATTTTTCCATTAATTGAGAAAGAAACCAATGCAGAAGATCGACAACCAGTATGCTGTGCTGTAGTCTCTGTAGAAGTTAATTATTTGCCGAAAGCAATTGGTGCATGCAGTATGtggttttatataaatattaataataattattgtatagTATTTTGCGAACAGGtgaacaaatatttatttttatatgcttCCACACCGTATATCGAAAAGTACAATATATTATCGGTTTATAGAAAGAAGCACAGttgaaaagtttttattaaagctaGCACATTTAAACGTGGTAAACCATCAGAGCTAAATATTTTCGCGAAGATCACTGCAACCTGCTTGCAGTTACTAGCAGAATTTGCAATCCAGCGTTGCACAATTCAGAtcctaaaaaaatgtatgtataatttAACCACCGCGAGTTTTAATCTGagatatgtttttaaaaagtggCAAACCACATCCAGAATTTGAAATGGACTGCAGTAtgtgatataaaaaatatgtcgAGTATCGGAGAAAATAGCTTACCCcaaaaatttgaatgaaacaaaaaaaatgaattcgaGCCAGTAGTCTAGGAAAATGcgtaaattactttttcacGAAAATTCCGCGAGTTATGCTAGTCTTTGCTGCAAATTCGTGAGACGTGCTACGTTTTGTgtagcattttttaaatatgccactttctgtttttgaattttttgaaaatgccgGAAAAGTAAGAAATGAAATAGTTAAAAAAGCTGCAGAAAATACGGAATATTTACGAAGTATTAGCCAAGAGAATGTAGTCCTTGAAAATAACGGAAATTCACGAAGTTATGAGATTACACTAGGTATATCCATTTCTGAATGTATCCTTATTGCATTAAAATCATTATGAAAAcacattataatttttagacAAAACGTTTAAAAGACAATGTTTAGACGAAACTGCAATTGAGCCTGCGAAAGAATTAACGTATAGCGCTGAAATCAATTGTGAGTATTGTTCAAAGTTCCCTCAAAatgcatttatatttttcttatacaaaaaaaatatttgttcatcGACAGTAATTAcaacaataatatattttacctCAACAGTTACACCAACAATTGCGGATAGTTGTCGGCAACATGGTACACTGCACGATCTTGCTGGTACTTTACGTGAATCGGAACCTCCTGCGGCGAATGCACAGTTTCAAACAATCTGTAATGATCTCATCAAAAATCCTCAAGCAATTCCTTTACCTGCAACGTGGATTCCACAGGTAATAAGTACTGGACAACCATGCATAATGTGGGCGGAATGGAAAAAACAATACAGTGGAATATATAAACGTATCATCCTTTTTCCGGATATGAGTGTAAAAGTAATGAGTCATAAAATTATTGAGTAGGCACAGTCTAAAAATAACATTGCAATAACATTAATTTATGTTTCTTTGAACAGATTTACATCGAAGAATGTCTTATTTCTATCGCCCAAATCAACAAAGTGGAAGATGTCGATGATATTAATGAATTAATATCCTTTGTTGTTCAGACAGTGTTTCCTTGCCAGAAAATTGACGGCATaaagtataatatttttttatgccACTATAATTATTTACCTTGCATTTGTTTCAATATCCgtgaaaaatttattactaaTATTCGTATCTCAATTTTCAGAGCACCGACTTGCCCTGGGTATATTGTAACGAAGATTTCTGCACCTGGTCCAAAATTAAGTACATGCACGGATTGCACAATTCTACGACAGAATCGAAAGAAGATACTTACTGCTACTGATCAGATTCGCAAGCTTAGAGAATTCCGCAGAAGGCGTACGTTCCAAAGTCGtaattataaaagaaacaaaaatagaATGATAAAAAAGGTATGTTTTTGCGTTGAGTAAAAGTTATTAATTTAACAGGATGAATAATCAACTATATAACTTTATTATGACACTTATAATTCTATGAATTTCAGATTGCTGATCTGAAAGATAAAGTGCAAAGTCTGAAAAGTAAATGCGCTATGGCAGATGGGAAAGCAGTACAAAAAGCTTGTGAGTCGTTACCCGAAGGCCAACGGACTGCCGTGCAAGCATGTCTTAACGCATCAAAAGTAAAAGATAAAAGAGGTATTAGGTATACAAACCAATGGATATATGAGTGCCTTCTATTAAGAATTAAGAGTCGAAAAACGTACAATCATTTACGCAATCATAATATATTAGCGTTGCCATCTTTACAAACATTAAATCGCTATATGAGAGTAATAAAAAGTTCTTATGGTGTCGATGCAAAAACTTTGGATGTTTTGAAGACAAAAGTCGAGTCCATGGCTCAATCAGATGTACATGGTAAGTTATATTTTAATCACTGCATGCGTGAATATGTAATGAAACCTCTGTGCTTAGGCTCTAACAGAGTAACAGTTTCAATGTCTTTACGATCGTTATCGGcggctataattatttgctgctttttatgtatttaaagTCGCTAATTCGAAATACTTCATGATGAAATTAAAGTGCGCCCTACTACTCTTTATCACGAACGAATACAAATTCAAAGAAAGTTTACGAGGAAGCTTggctataattatttaatattacttTTTCATATATTGTGTTTGACTCTGTCGATCTTCCTGATTAGGCAGTATTACTTGAGCCGATAAGTACAGCCGACCCAGGGATGTACGATCATACGAGTCTTATATATCGTTCTACTACCCCTACTTACCGAAAATATTTATCGTCATATTAATCGGAAATGACAGAAAAATGTTCA
This genomic interval carries:
- the LOC107981190 gene encoding uncharacterized protein LOC107981190, translated to MSSDDEIFRLWQKAIPNGNSLRKHHRICELHFKKDEVEKEFIHVLPDGSRYTLPKDKCSLKKGSVPSIFPLIEKETNAEDRQPVCCAVVSVEVNYLPKAIGACIRNEIVKKAAENTEYLRSISQENVVLENNGNSRSYEITLDKTFKRQCLDETAIEPAKELTYSAEINFTPTIADSCRQHGTLHDLAGTLRESEPPAANAQFQTICNDLIKNPQAIPLPATWIPQVISTGQPCIMWAEWKKQYSGIYKRIILFPDMSVKIYIEECLISIAQINKVEDVDDINELISFVVQTVFPCQKIDGIKAPTCPGYIVTKISAPGPKLSTCTDCTILRQNRKKILTATDQIRKLREFRRRRTFQSRNYKRNKNRMIKKIADLKDKVQSLKSKCAMADGKAVQKACESLPEGQRTAVQACLNASKVKDKRGIRYTNQWIYECLLLRIKSRKTYNHLRNHNILALPSLQTLNRYMRVIKSSYGVDAKTLDVLKTKVESMAQSDVHGKLYFNHCMREYVMKPLCLGSNRVTVSMSLRSLSAAIIICCFLCI